In Phragmites australis chromosome 17, lpPhrAust1.1, whole genome shotgun sequence, the following are encoded in one genomic region:
- the LOC133897144 gene encoding pentatricopeptide repeat-containing protein At3g12770-like isoform X2, which translates to MGIQAGNKAATHEHDFLSLYTATAAAKDSPLPLHDSKAPPPSQGLFLKTHDFLQPLEKPPGAPEPSPPLGAGTGHHQQVVIKQHGLPLPGGVGAFSISPAPGAGPGPRSAAVKAEPPFVLWGQPAAAPAAQPGARGHHHQWTFPFAGAGRVRPRQQHPPPDNKGRGGGGGLMESGSRSSCGAGFDDDDGLTARREVSSLLKELTVRMSSGEAMSPHALMAAGAGLQWQPAHVHQLHAHLLVSGRLSGSSALALLRAACRVRASPCLRPLAHHLLDRIPHLSPHLLHAAARLASRLSLPSLALRHYLALRARHPAFLPPAPAIADVLKSVPGRAAHAHALRVAARAVDARFLDNTLIAMYFACGDGWSARHVFEGMRDRDVVSWTSLISGLVQNGCPLQGLHHFASMMRSEVCPDFVLLVSVLKAYMELDDLPGARAAHSLVVKSGFANELDVVITLIAMYARFGCIVAARALFDRVPSPQVNVILWNAMISGYSKNGLASEAVHLFKRMSKVAKSMTPDSVTLRSVILACAQLGSTELAEWMEDYVQGSKYRDDVLVNTALIDMYAKSGSIARAHAVFERMHMQERDVVVWSALIGGYGVHGHVKEAVALFEDMKCAGVKPNDVTFLGLLSACNHAGAVEKGWSYFHSMKHDYGIEPRHQHYACVVDLLARAGQLDRAYRFIMDMAIKPEMSVWGALLHGCKMHGHSNMAMAECAAQHIFELERSNAGHYVQLANLYASAGMWSHVAGVRVTMRERGVSKATGCSSVDINGEMHSFHAGDHSHPRANEIFALLYLFSPTTAGSGGGQENF; encoded by the exons ATGGGCATCCAAG CAGGGAACAAGGCGGCGACGCACGAGCACGACTTCCTCTCGCTGtacaccgccaccgccgctgctaAGGATTCTCCTCTCCCGCTCCACGACTCCAAGgcccctcctccctctcaaG GTCTCTTCTTGAAGACGCACGACTTCCTGCAGCCATTGGAGAAGCCGCCGGGAGCGCCGGAGCCGTCGCCCCCGCTCGGCGCGGGCACCGGGCACCATCAGCAGGTGGTCATCAAGCAGCACGGGCTGCCCCTGCCCGGCGGCGTCGGCGCGTTCAGCATCAGCCCCGCGCCCGGGGCGGGTCCGGGGCCGCGGTCGGCCGCGGTCAAGGCGGAGCCGCCGTTCGTGCTCTGGGGCCAGCCTGCAGCAGCACCAGCGGCACAGCCGGGCGCACGAG GGCACCACCACCAGTGGACGTTCCCCTTCGCCGGCGCCGGGCGGGTCAGGCCGCGGCAGCAGCATCCACCGCCGGATAAtaaggggcgcggcggcggaggcgggctCATGGAATCTGGCTCCAGATCCAGCTGCGGCGCCGGcttcgacgacgacgacggcctCACCGCGCGCCGCGAGGTCTCCTCCTTGCTCAAAG AGTTGACGGTGAGGATGAGTAGTGGGGAAGCGATGAGTCCGCATGCGCTGatggcggcgggcgcgggcttGCAGTGGCAACCGGCCCACGTCCACCAGCTCCACGCCCACCTCCTCGTCTCCGGCCGCCTCAGCGGCTCGTCGGCCCTCGCGCTGCTGCGCGCCGCCTGCCGCGTACGCGCGTCCCCCTGCCTCCGCCCTCTCGCCCACCACTTGCTCGACCGAATTCCCCACCTGTCCCCGCACCTCCTCCACGCCGCCGCACGCCTCGCCTCCCGCCTCAGCCTGCCTTCCCTCGCTCTCCGCCACTACCTGGCTCTCCGCGCGCGCCACCCGGCTTTCCTCCCTCCCGCCCCTGCCATCGCGGACGTGCTGAAATCCGTCCCTGGTCGGGCGGCGCACGCCCACGCACTACGCGTCGCCGCCCGCGCTGTCGACGCTCGATTCCTCGACAACACGCTCATCGCGATGTACTTCGCCTGTGGCGACGGCTGGAGCGCACGCCACGTGTTTGAGGGAATGCGCGACCGGGATGTAGTGTCCTGGACTTCACTAATATCGGGGCTTGTGCAAAACGGCTGCCCCTTACAAGGGCTCCATCATTTTGCATCAATGATGCGCAGTGAGGTGTGCCCAGACTTTGTGTTGCTCGTATCGGTCCTTAAGGCATATATGGAACTTGATGACTTGCCCGGTGCCAGAGCAGCTCATTCCTTAGTAGTCAAGAGTGGCTTTGCCAATGAACTAGATGTGGTGATCACGCTGATAGCCATGTATGCCAGGTTTGGGTGCATCGTCGCTGCGAGGGCACTCTTTGACAGGGTCCCGTCCCCACAGGTGAATGTGATCCTTTGGAATGCCATGATATCAGGTTACTCCAAGAATGGACTTGCCAGTGAGGCGGTGCATCTGTTCAAGCGGATGAGTAAGGTTGCGAAGAGCATGACCCCTGACTCAGTCACCTTACGGTCGGTGATCCTGGCTTGTGCTCAGCTTGGTTCCACTGAGCTTGCAGAATGGATGGAAGACTATGTCCAAGGCAGCAAGTACAGGGATGATGTGCTTGTCAACACAGCGCTGATTGACATGTATGCCAAGTCAGGGAGCATTGCCCGTGCGCATGCAGTCTTTGAACGAATGCACATGCAGGAGCGGGATGTGGTCGTCTGGAGTGCACTAATTGGTGGTTACGGGGTGCATGGCCATGTCAAGGAGGCTGTTGCCCTGTTCGAGGATATGAAGTGTGCTGGGGTGAAACCGAATGACGTGACATTCCTGGGCCTCCTGTCAGCATGCAACCATGCGGGTGCTGTGGAGAAAGGGTGGAGCTACTTTCACTCCATGAAACATGACTATGGGATCGAGCCCCGGCACCAGCACTATGCCTGCGTGGTGGATCTGCTCGCTCGTGCTGGCCAGCTTGACAGGGCTTATCGGTTTATAATGGACATGGCCATCAAGCCAGAAATGAGCGTGTGGGGTGCCTTGCTTCATGGTTGCAAGATGCATGGGCACTCAAACATGGCCATGGCTGAGTGTGCCGCGCAGCACATCTTTGAGCTGGAGCGTTCTAATGCAGGGCATTATGTGCAGCTTGCAAACTTGTATGCATCCGCAGGGATGTGGAGCCATGTTGCTGGTGTCAGGGTCACCATGAGAGAGAGGGGTGTTAGCAAGGCGACAGGGTGTAGTTCCGTCGATATCAACGGAGAGATGCACTCTTTCCATGCAGGGGATCACTCGCATCCTAGGGCCAATGAGATATTTGCTTTGCTCTATCTTTTTTCTCCAACTACAGCCGGATCTGGAGGCGGACAAGAAAATTTTTGA
- the LOC133897144 gene encoding transcription factor BIM2-like isoform X8, which translates to MGIQARAAGNKAATHEHDFLSLYTATAAAKDSPLPLHDSKAPPPSQGLFLKTHDFLQPLEKPPGAPEPSPPLGAGTGHHQQVVIKQHGLPLPGGVGAFSISPAPGAGPGPRSAAVKAEPPFVLWGQPAAAPAAQPGARELTVRVDRQGGSCSDGGTDQRPNTPRSKHSATEQRRRSKINDRFQILRDLLPHSDQKRDKATFLLEVIEYIRFLQEKEQKYEASFPEWNQENAKILPWSNVYFRSFWKNAQSKGQIPGDALPDPSLFMRNGSSPGFNFTGKPDGNHNTVSSAAASGAQDQVETDHMASVSYRSAETPTNITNNITSQSQPQWTSPSPVDDCAMNSEMLNNQQLTIDEGTISVSSQYSQELLNSLTHALQSSGIDLSQASISVQINLGKRAVKRPAAGEFSNSKEPTEPSSNNDHQLTMLGGGAEYLSHATKRHKSGNS; encoded by the exons ATGGGCATCCAAG CCCGTGCAGCAGGGAACAAGGCGGCGACGCACGAGCACGACTTCCTCTCGCTGtacaccgccaccgccgctgctaAGGATTCTCCTCTCCCGCTCCACGACTCCAAGgcccctcctccctctcaaG GTCTCTTCTTGAAGACGCACGACTTCCTGCAGCCATTGGAGAAGCCGCCGGGAGCGCCGGAGCCGTCGCCCCCGCTCGGCGCGGGCACCGGGCACCATCAGCAGGTGGTCATCAAGCAGCACGGGCTGCCCCTGCCCGGCGGCGTCGGCGCGTTCAGCATCAGCCCCGCGCCCGGGGCGGGTCCGGGGCCGCGGTCGGCCGCGGTCAAGGCGGAGCCGCCGTTCGTGCTCTGGGGCCAGCCTGCAGCAGCACCAGCGGCACAGCCGGGCGCACGAG AGTTGACAGTAAGAGTGGACCGGCAGGGTGGGAGCTGCAGCGATGGCGGTACGGATCAACGGCCAAACACACCACGGTCAAAACACTCGGCCACAGAGCAGCGCCGACGCAGCAAGATCAATGACAG GTTTCAGATACTTAGGGATCTGTTGCCACACAGTGATCAGAAGAGAGACAAAGCTACATTTCTCTTGGAG GTTATTGAATATATTCGTTTTTTGCaagagaaagagcaaaaatacGAGGCTTCATTCCCAGAATGGAACCAAGAAAATGCGAAGATACTTCCATGG TCAAATGTATATTTTCGATCATTCTGGAAAAATGCACAG AGTAAAGGTCAGATTCCAGGAGATGCCCTGCCTGACCCTTCACTGTTCATGAGAAATGGATCCTCCCCTGGATTTAATTTCACAGGGAAACCCGATGGTAATCACAACACAGTGTCATCTGCAGCTGCCTCAGGAGCACAAGATCAGGTGGAAACTGATCATATGGCTAGCGTGTCCTACAGATCAGCAGAAACTCCAACCAATATTACAA ATAACATTACATCGCAGTCCCAACCCCAATGGACAAGTCCGTCCCCTGTGGATGACTGTGCAATGAACAGCGAAATGCTTAATAACCAGCAGTTGACAATCGATGAAGGAACAATCAGCGTGTCCAGTCAATATTCCCAAGA ATTACTTAATTCGTTGACTCACGCCCTTCAAAGCTCGGGTATAGATTTGTCCCAAGCCAGCATCTCTGTGCAGATCAACCTGGGCAAGCGGGCTGTCAAGAGACCTGCTGCTGGTGAATTCTCCAATTCTAAG GAACCGACTGAGCCATCATCTAATAACGATCATCAGCTGACAATGTTGGGCGGTGGTGCTGAATATCTCTCACATGCAACAAAGCGGCATAAATCGGGCAACAGCTGA
- the LOC133897144 gene encoding transcription factor BIM2-like isoform X4, translating to MGIQARAAGNKAATHEHDFLSLYTATAAAKDSPLPLHDSKAPPPSQGLFLKTHDFLQPLEKPPGAPEPSPPLGAGTGHHQQVVIKQHGLPLPGGVGAFSISPAPGAGPGPRSAAVKAEPPFVLWGQPAAAPAAQPGARGHHHQWTFPFAGAGRVRPRQQHPPPDNKGRGGGGGLMESGSRSSCGAGFDDDDGLTARREVSSLLKELTVRVDRQGGSCSDGGTDQRPNTPRSKHSATEQRRRSKINDRFQILRDLLPHSDQKRDKATFLLEVIEYIRFLQEKEQKYEASFPEWNQENAKILPWSNVYFRSFWKNAQSKGQIPGDALPDPSLFMRNGSSPGFNFTGKPDGNHNTVSSAAASGAQDQVETDHMASVSYRSAETPTNITNNITSQSQPQWTSPSPVDDCAMNSEMLNNQQLTIDEGTISVSSQYSQELLNSLTHALQSSGIDLSQASISVQINLGKRAVKRPAAGEFSNSKEPTEPSSNNDHQLTMLGGGAEYLSHATKRHKSGNS from the exons ATGGGCATCCAAG CCCGTGCAGCAGGGAACAAGGCGGCGACGCACGAGCACGACTTCCTCTCGCTGtacaccgccaccgccgctgctaAGGATTCTCCTCTCCCGCTCCACGACTCCAAGgcccctcctccctctcaaG GTCTCTTCTTGAAGACGCACGACTTCCTGCAGCCATTGGAGAAGCCGCCGGGAGCGCCGGAGCCGTCGCCCCCGCTCGGCGCGGGCACCGGGCACCATCAGCAGGTGGTCATCAAGCAGCACGGGCTGCCCCTGCCCGGCGGCGTCGGCGCGTTCAGCATCAGCCCCGCGCCCGGGGCGGGTCCGGGGCCGCGGTCGGCCGCGGTCAAGGCGGAGCCGCCGTTCGTGCTCTGGGGCCAGCCTGCAGCAGCACCAGCGGCACAGCCGGGCGCACGAG GGCACCACCACCAGTGGACGTTCCCCTTCGCCGGCGCCGGGCGGGTCAGGCCGCGGCAGCAGCATCCACCGCCGGATAAtaaggggcgcggcggcggaggcgggctCATGGAATCTGGCTCCAGATCCAGCTGCGGCGCCGGcttcgacgacgacgacggcctCACCGCGCGCCGCGAGGTCTCCTCCTTGCTCAAAG AGTTGACAGTAAGAGTGGACCGGCAGGGTGGGAGCTGCAGCGATGGCGGTACGGATCAACGGCCAAACACACCACGGTCAAAACACTCGGCCACAGAGCAGCGCCGACGCAGCAAGATCAATGACAG GTTTCAGATACTTAGGGATCTGTTGCCACACAGTGATCAGAAGAGAGACAAAGCTACATTTCTCTTGGAG GTTATTGAATATATTCGTTTTTTGCaagagaaagagcaaaaatacGAGGCTTCATTCCCAGAATGGAACCAAGAAAATGCGAAGATACTTCCATGG TCAAATGTATATTTTCGATCATTCTGGAAAAATGCACAG AGTAAAGGTCAGATTCCAGGAGATGCCCTGCCTGACCCTTCACTGTTCATGAGAAATGGATCCTCCCCTGGATTTAATTTCACAGGGAAACCCGATGGTAATCACAACACAGTGTCATCTGCAGCTGCCTCAGGAGCACAAGATCAGGTGGAAACTGATCATATGGCTAGCGTGTCCTACAGATCAGCAGAAACTCCAACCAATATTACAA ATAACATTACATCGCAGTCCCAACCCCAATGGACAAGTCCGTCCCCTGTGGATGACTGTGCAATGAACAGCGAAATGCTTAATAACCAGCAGTTGACAATCGATGAAGGAACAATCAGCGTGTCCAGTCAATATTCCCAAGA ATTACTTAATTCGTTGACTCACGCCCTTCAAAGCTCGGGTATAGATTTGTCCCAAGCCAGCATCTCTGTGCAGATCAACCTGGGCAAGCGGGCTGTCAAGAGACCTGCTGCTGGTGAATTCTCCAATTCTAAG GAACCGACTGAGCCATCATCTAATAACGATCATCAGCTGACAATGTTGGGCGGTGGTGCTGAATATCTCTCACATGCAACAAAGCGGCATAAATCGGGCAACAGCTGA
- the LOC133897144 gene encoding transcription factor BIM2-like isoform X6: MGIQARAAGNKAATHEHDFLSLYTATAAAKDSPLPLHDSKAPPPSQGLFLKTHDFLQPLEKPPGAPEPSPPLGAGTGHHQQVVIKQHGLPLPGGVGAFSISPAPGAGPGPRSAAVKAEPPFVLWGQPAAAPAAQPGARGHHHQWTFPFAGAGRVRPRQQHPPPDNKGRGGGGGLMESGSRSSCGAGFDDDDGLTARREVSSLLKELTVRVDRQGGSCSDGGTDQRPNTPRSKHSATEQRRRSKINDRFQILRDLLPHSDQKRDKATFLLEVIEYIRFLQEKEQKYEASFPEWNQENAKILPWSKGQIPGDALPDPSLFMRNGSSPGFNFTGKPDGNHNTVSSAAASGAQDQVETDHMASVSYRSAETPTNITNNITSQSQPQWTSPSPVDDCAMNSEMLNNQQLTIDEGTISVSSQYSQELLNSLTHALQSSGIDLSQASISVQINLGKRAVKRPAAGEFSNSKEPTEPSSNNDHQLTMLGGGAEYLSHATKRHKSGNS, translated from the exons ATGGGCATCCAAG CCCGTGCAGCAGGGAACAAGGCGGCGACGCACGAGCACGACTTCCTCTCGCTGtacaccgccaccgccgctgctaAGGATTCTCCTCTCCCGCTCCACGACTCCAAGgcccctcctccctctcaaG GTCTCTTCTTGAAGACGCACGACTTCCTGCAGCCATTGGAGAAGCCGCCGGGAGCGCCGGAGCCGTCGCCCCCGCTCGGCGCGGGCACCGGGCACCATCAGCAGGTGGTCATCAAGCAGCACGGGCTGCCCCTGCCCGGCGGCGTCGGCGCGTTCAGCATCAGCCCCGCGCCCGGGGCGGGTCCGGGGCCGCGGTCGGCCGCGGTCAAGGCGGAGCCGCCGTTCGTGCTCTGGGGCCAGCCTGCAGCAGCACCAGCGGCACAGCCGGGCGCACGAG GGCACCACCACCAGTGGACGTTCCCCTTCGCCGGCGCCGGGCGGGTCAGGCCGCGGCAGCAGCATCCACCGCCGGATAAtaaggggcgcggcggcggaggcgggctCATGGAATCTGGCTCCAGATCCAGCTGCGGCGCCGGcttcgacgacgacgacggcctCACCGCGCGCCGCGAGGTCTCCTCCTTGCTCAAAG AGTTGACAGTAAGAGTGGACCGGCAGGGTGGGAGCTGCAGCGATGGCGGTACGGATCAACGGCCAAACACACCACGGTCAAAACACTCGGCCACAGAGCAGCGCCGACGCAGCAAGATCAATGACAG GTTTCAGATACTTAGGGATCTGTTGCCACACAGTGATCAGAAGAGAGACAAAGCTACATTTCTCTTGGAG GTTATTGAATATATTCGTTTTTTGCaagagaaagagcaaaaatacGAGGCTTCATTCCCAGAATGGAACCAAGAAAATGCGAAGATACTTCCATGG AGTAAAGGTCAGATTCCAGGAGATGCCCTGCCTGACCCTTCACTGTTCATGAGAAATGGATCCTCCCCTGGATTTAATTTCACAGGGAAACCCGATGGTAATCACAACACAGTGTCATCTGCAGCTGCCTCAGGAGCACAAGATCAGGTGGAAACTGATCATATGGCTAGCGTGTCCTACAGATCAGCAGAAACTCCAACCAATATTACAA ATAACATTACATCGCAGTCCCAACCCCAATGGACAAGTCCGTCCCCTGTGGATGACTGTGCAATGAACAGCGAAATGCTTAATAACCAGCAGTTGACAATCGATGAAGGAACAATCAGCGTGTCCAGTCAATATTCCCAAGA ATTACTTAATTCGTTGACTCACGCCCTTCAAAGCTCGGGTATAGATTTGTCCCAAGCCAGCATCTCTGTGCAGATCAACCTGGGCAAGCGGGCTGTCAAGAGACCTGCTGCTGGTGAATTCTCCAATTCTAAG GAACCGACTGAGCCATCATCTAATAACGATCATCAGCTGACAATGTTGGGCGGTGGTGCTGAATATCTCTCACATGCAACAAAGCGGCATAAATCGGGCAACAGCTGA
- the LOC133897144 gene encoding transcription factor BIM2-like isoform X5 codes for MGIQGNKAATHEHDFLSLYTATAAAKDSPLPLHDSKAPPPSQGLFLKTHDFLQPLEKPPGAPEPSPPLGAGTGHHQQVVIKQHGLPLPGGVGAFSISPAPGAGPGPRSAAVKAEPPFVLWGQPAAAPAAQPGARGHHHQWTFPFAGAGRVRPRQQHPPPDNKGRGGGGGLMESGSRSSCGAGFDDDDGLTARREVSSLLKELTVRVDRQGGSCSDGGTDQRPNTPRSKHSATEQRRRSKINDRFQILRDLLPHSDQKRDKATFLLEVIEYIRFLQEKEQKYEASFPEWNQENAKILPWSNVYFRSFWKNAQSKGQIPGDALPDPSLFMRNGSSPGFNFTGKPDGNHNTVSSAAASGAQDQVETDHMASVSYRSAETPTNITNNITSQSQPQWTSPSPVDDCAMNSEMLNNQQLTIDEGTISVSSQYSQELLNSLTHALQSSGIDLSQASISVQINLGKRAVKRPAAGEFSNSKEPTEPSSNNDHQLTMLGGGAEYLSHATKRHKSGNS; via the exons ATGGGCATCCAAG GGAACAAGGCGGCGACGCACGAGCACGACTTCCTCTCGCTGtacaccgccaccgccgctgctaAGGATTCTCCTCTCCCGCTCCACGACTCCAAGgcccctcctccctctcaaG GTCTCTTCTTGAAGACGCACGACTTCCTGCAGCCATTGGAGAAGCCGCCGGGAGCGCCGGAGCCGTCGCCCCCGCTCGGCGCGGGCACCGGGCACCATCAGCAGGTGGTCATCAAGCAGCACGGGCTGCCCCTGCCCGGCGGCGTCGGCGCGTTCAGCATCAGCCCCGCGCCCGGGGCGGGTCCGGGGCCGCGGTCGGCCGCGGTCAAGGCGGAGCCGCCGTTCGTGCTCTGGGGCCAGCCTGCAGCAGCACCAGCGGCACAGCCGGGCGCACGAG GGCACCACCACCAGTGGACGTTCCCCTTCGCCGGCGCCGGGCGGGTCAGGCCGCGGCAGCAGCATCCACCGCCGGATAAtaaggggcgcggcggcggaggcgggctCATGGAATCTGGCTCCAGATCCAGCTGCGGCGCCGGcttcgacgacgacgacggcctCACCGCGCGCCGCGAGGTCTCCTCCTTGCTCAAAG AGTTGACAGTAAGAGTGGACCGGCAGGGTGGGAGCTGCAGCGATGGCGGTACGGATCAACGGCCAAACACACCACGGTCAAAACACTCGGCCACAGAGCAGCGCCGACGCAGCAAGATCAATGACAG GTTTCAGATACTTAGGGATCTGTTGCCACACAGTGATCAGAAGAGAGACAAAGCTACATTTCTCTTGGAG GTTATTGAATATATTCGTTTTTTGCaagagaaagagcaaaaatacGAGGCTTCATTCCCAGAATGGAACCAAGAAAATGCGAAGATACTTCCATGG TCAAATGTATATTTTCGATCATTCTGGAAAAATGCACAG AGTAAAGGTCAGATTCCAGGAGATGCCCTGCCTGACCCTTCACTGTTCATGAGAAATGGATCCTCCCCTGGATTTAATTTCACAGGGAAACCCGATGGTAATCACAACACAGTGTCATCTGCAGCTGCCTCAGGAGCACAAGATCAGGTGGAAACTGATCATATGGCTAGCGTGTCCTACAGATCAGCAGAAACTCCAACCAATATTACAA ATAACATTACATCGCAGTCCCAACCCCAATGGACAAGTCCGTCCCCTGTGGATGACTGTGCAATGAACAGCGAAATGCTTAATAACCAGCAGTTGACAATCGATGAAGGAACAATCAGCGTGTCCAGTCAATATTCCCAAGA ATTACTTAATTCGTTGACTCACGCCCTTCAAAGCTCGGGTATAGATTTGTCCCAAGCCAGCATCTCTGTGCAGATCAACCTGGGCAAGCGGGCTGTCAAGAGACCTGCTGCTGGTGAATTCTCCAATTCTAAG GAACCGACTGAGCCATCATCTAATAACGATCATCAGCTGACAATGTTGGGCGGTGGTGCTGAATATCTCTCACATGCAACAAAGCGGCATAAATCGGGCAACAGCTGA
- the LOC133897144 gene encoding pentatricopeptide repeat-containing protein At3g12770-like isoform X3 has translation MGIQGNKAATHEHDFLSLYTATAAAKDSPLPLHDSKAPPPSQGLFLKTHDFLQPLEKPPGAPEPSPPLGAGTGHHQQVVIKQHGLPLPGGVGAFSISPAPGAGPGPRSAAVKAEPPFVLWGQPAAAPAAQPGARGHHHQWTFPFAGAGRVRPRQQHPPPDNKGRGGGGGLMESGSRSSCGAGFDDDDGLTARREVSSLLKELTVRMSSGEAMSPHALMAAGAGLQWQPAHVHQLHAHLLVSGRLSGSSALALLRAACRVRASPCLRPLAHHLLDRIPHLSPHLLHAAARLASRLSLPSLALRHYLALRARHPAFLPPAPAIADVLKSVPGRAAHAHALRVAARAVDARFLDNTLIAMYFACGDGWSARHVFEGMRDRDVVSWTSLISGLVQNGCPLQGLHHFASMMRSEVCPDFVLLVSVLKAYMELDDLPGARAAHSLVVKSGFANELDVVITLIAMYARFGCIVAARALFDRVPSPQVNVILWNAMISGYSKNGLASEAVHLFKRMSKVAKSMTPDSVTLRSVILACAQLGSTELAEWMEDYVQGSKYRDDVLVNTALIDMYAKSGSIARAHAVFERMHMQERDVVVWSALIGGYGVHGHVKEAVALFEDMKCAGVKPNDVTFLGLLSACNHAGAVEKGWSYFHSMKHDYGIEPRHQHYACVVDLLARAGQLDRAYRFIMDMAIKPEMSVWGALLHGCKMHGHSNMAMAECAAQHIFELERSNAGHYVQLANLYASAGMWSHVAGVRVTMRERGVSKATGCSSVDINGEMHSFHAGDHSHPRANEIFALLYLFSPTTAGSGGGQENF, from the exons ATGGGCATCCAAG GGAACAAGGCGGCGACGCACGAGCACGACTTCCTCTCGCTGtacaccgccaccgccgctgctaAGGATTCTCCTCTCCCGCTCCACGACTCCAAGgcccctcctccctctcaaG GTCTCTTCTTGAAGACGCACGACTTCCTGCAGCCATTGGAGAAGCCGCCGGGAGCGCCGGAGCCGTCGCCCCCGCTCGGCGCGGGCACCGGGCACCATCAGCAGGTGGTCATCAAGCAGCACGGGCTGCCCCTGCCCGGCGGCGTCGGCGCGTTCAGCATCAGCCCCGCGCCCGGGGCGGGTCCGGGGCCGCGGTCGGCCGCGGTCAAGGCGGAGCCGCCGTTCGTGCTCTGGGGCCAGCCTGCAGCAGCACCAGCGGCACAGCCGGGCGCACGAG GGCACCACCACCAGTGGACGTTCCCCTTCGCCGGCGCCGGGCGGGTCAGGCCGCGGCAGCAGCATCCACCGCCGGATAAtaaggggcgcggcggcggaggcgggctCATGGAATCTGGCTCCAGATCCAGCTGCGGCGCCGGcttcgacgacgacgacggcctCACCGCGCGCCGCGAGGTCTCCTCCTTGCTCAAAG AGTTGACGGTGAGGATGAGTAGTGGGGAAGCGATGAGTCCGCATGCGCTGatggcggcgggcgcgggcttGCAGTGGCAACCGGCCCACGTCCACCAGCTCCACGCCCACCTCCTCGTCTCCGGCCGCCTCAGCGGCTCGTCGGCCCTCGCGCTGCTGCGCGCCGCCTGCCGCGTACGCGCGTCCCCCTGCCTCCGCCCTCTCGCCCACCACTTGCTCGACCGAATTCCCCACCTGTCCCCGCACCTCCTCCACGCCGCCGCACGCCTCGCCTCCCGCCTCAGCCTGCCTTCCCTCGCTCTCCGCCACTACCTGGCTCTCCGCGCGCGCCACCCGGCTTTCCTCCCTCCCGCCCCTGCCATCGCGGACGTGCTGAAATCCGTCCCTGGTCGGGCGGCGCACGCCCACGCACTACGCGTCGCCGCCCGCGCTGTCGACGCTCGATTCCTCGACAACACGCTCATCGCGATGTACTTCGCCTGTGGCGACGGCTGGAGCGCACGCCACGTGTTTGAGGGAATGCGCGACCGGGATGTAGTGTCCTGGACTTCACTAATATCGGGGCTTGTGCAAAACGGCTGCCCCTTACAAGGGCTCCATCATTTTGCATCAATGATGCGCAGTGAGGTGTGCCCAGACTTTGTGTTGCTCGTATCGGTCCTTAAGGCATATATGGAACTTGATGACTTGCCCGGTGCCAGAGCAGCTCATTCCTTAGTAGTCAAGAGTGGCTTTGCCAATGAACTAGATGTGGTGATCACGCTGATAGCCATGTATGCCAGGTTTGGGTGCATCGTCGCTGCGAGGGCACTCTTTGACAGGGTCCCGTCCCCACAGGTGAATGTGATCCTTTGGAATGCCATGATATCAGGTTACTCCAAGAATGGACTTGCCAGTGAGGCGGTGCATCTGTTCAAGCGGATGAGTAAGGTTGCGAAGAGCATGACCCCTGACTCAGTCACCTTACGGTCGGTGATCCTGGCTTGTGCTCAGCTTGGTTCCACTGAGCTTGCAGAATGGATGGAAGACTATGTCCAAGGCAGCAAGTACAGGGATGATGTGCTTGTCAACACAGCGCTGATTGACATGTATGCCAAGTCAGGGAGCATTGCCCGTGCGCATGCAGTCTTTGAACGAATGCACATGCAGGAGCGGGATGTGGTCGTCTGGAGTGCACTAATTGGTGGTTACGGGGTGCATGGCCATGTCAAGGAGGCTGTTGCCCTGTTCGAGGATATGAAGTGTGCTGGGGTGAAACCGAATGACGTGACATTCCTGGGCCTCCTGTCAGCATGCAACCATGCGGGTGCTGTGGAGAAAGGGTGGAGCTACTTTCACTCCATGAAACATGACTATGGGATCGAGCCCCGGCACCAGCACTATGCCTGCGTGGTGGATCTGCTCGCTCGTGCTGGCCAGCTTGACAGGGCTTATCGGTTTATAATGGACATGGCCATCAAGCCAGAAATGAGCGTGTGGGGTGCCTTGCTTCATGGTTGCAAGATGCATGGGCACTCAAACATGGCCATGGCTGAGTGTGCCGCGCAGCACATCTTTGAGCTGGAGCGTTCTAATGCAGGGCATTATGTGCAGCTTGCAAACTTGTATGCATCCGCAGGGATGTGGAGCCATGTTGCTGGTGTCAGGGTCACCATGAGAGAGAGGGGTGTTAGCAAGGCGACAGGGTGTAGTTCCGTCGATATCAACGGAGAGATGCACTCTTTCCATGCAGGGGATCACTCGCATCCTAGGGCCAATGAGATATTTGCTTTGCTCTATCTTTTTTCTCCAACTACAGCCGGATCTGGAGGCGGACAAGAAAATTTTTGA